From the genome of Frateuria soli:
GAAGATCCGCGTCATGAACATCTCCAAGAAGGAGTTGGGCAAGACGCTCAAGCGCTACAAGGGCACGGCCTGGGACCAGAGCCCGATCTTCAAGAAGATGTACGAGGAGGAGTACGGCCAGCTCGGCGGCGAGCCTTACGGCTGCCTGGTCGGCGACTACTACTTCGACCATAGCCCGCAGGACGTCGAGCTGCTGGGTGGCATCGCGCAGGTGGCCGCCGCCGCCCACGCGCCGTTCCTGGCCGCCGCCAACTCCTCCCTGATGGGCATGGAGAGCTGGAACGAACTGTCCAACCCGCGCGACCTGTCCAAGATCTTCTCCACGCCCGACTACGCCGCCTGGCGTTCGCTGCGCGAGTCGGACGACGCCAAGTACCTGGGCCTGGCGATGCCGCGCACGCTCTCGCGCCTGCCCTACGGCGCCGCCACCAACCCGGTGGAGGAGTTCGACTTCGAGGAAGACACCGCCGGTGCCGATTCCTCCAAGTACACCTGGCAGAACGCCGCCTACGCCATGGCGGTGAACATCAACCGTTCGTTCAAGACCTACGGCTGGTGCTCGCGCATCCGTGGCATCGAGTCCGGCGGCGCGGTGGAAGGCCTTCCGGTACACGCCTTCCCGAGCGACGACGGTGGCGTGGACATGAAATGCCCGACCGAAATCGCCATCACCGACCGCCGGTCGGCGGAACTGGACAAGATGGGGCTGATGCCGCTGGTGCATCGCAAGAACTCGGACATGGCCGCCTTCATCAGCGCCCAGTCGCTGGCCAAGCCCGAGGAGTACGACGACCCGGACGCCACCGCCAACGCCGCACTGGCGGCGCGCCTGCCGTACATGTTCGCCTGCTGCCGCTTCGCGCATTACCTCAAGTGCATCGTGCGCGACAAGATCGGTTCGTTCAGCAGCCGCGAGCAGATCGAAAAGTGGCTGACCAACTGGATCCTCAACTACGTCGATGGTGACCCGGCCAACTCCAGCGAGGAGTACAAGGCCAGCCACCCGCTGGCTTCGGCCGAGGTGGTGGTCGAGGAGGTCGAGGGCGCGCCGGGCTACTACAGCTCGAAGTTCTTCCTCAAGCCCCACTACCAGCTCGAGGGACTGACGGTGTCCCTGCGCCTGGTATCGCGTTTGCCATCCGAGAAGGCCTGAGGCCCAAAGCCTCGGGCGCCCGGTCGGCGGCCTTGGGAGCGCGGCAGGTCGCCGCGCTCCGTAAAGCACCATCCCGTTCCATCAAGTCACCTTAAGGAGTCTGTTTCATGGCATTCGACATGCACATCAAGTTCGAGGGCGGCTCGGTCACCATCGAGGGCAGTTCCCTCCACAAGAAGCACGCCAAGGAAGTGCCGGTGCTGGCGTGGTCCTGGGGCGCCAGCAACAGCGCCGACCTGCACAACAGCAAGACCGGCGGTGGCGGCAAGGCCCACGTGCAGGACATCTCCATCACCAAGTACGTCGACAGCAGCTCGCACGCGCTGCTGCAGGCGTGCTGCACCGGCGCACGACTGGAGAAGGCCACCCTTTCGGTGACCAACGCCACCGGCGAGCAGACCGACTACCTCACCATCGAGCTGAGCGAAGGCGTGATGGTCACCTCCGTCTCCACCGGCGGCTCCGGCGGCGAGGATCGCCTGACCGAGAACATCACCCTGCACTTCGGCAAGTTCCTCTACAAGTTCCAGCCGCAGAAGCCCGATGGCTCGGCCGACGGCGCACCGAAGCCGTTCACCTACAACATGCAGGCAGTGTCGGCCTGACCACCTGACCGGCACGGGACGCGCCACCGGGGGAGCACATGATGGGCATCACAGCAGATGGCCTGCTCAAGGCAGGCCAGGTCGAGGAGGCCAGGCAGGCGCTGGTGGCCCAGGTGCGCAAGGACCCTGGCGACGCACGCGCCAGGGTCTTCCTGTTCCAGTTGCTGGCCGTGCTGGGGCAATGGCGGCGGGCTGGCGAACAGCTCGTCGCCAGTCGCGAACTCGACCCGGCCAACGTGCTGCTGGCGCAGACCTATGGCGTGCTGGCACGGGCCGAGATCGATCGCGCGGCGGTGTTCGCCGGGCAGCACCTGCCGACCGTGGTGGGTGAGCCGGCCGCGTGGCTCGCGCAACTGCTGCAGACGCTGAAGCTTTCGCTGGATGGCAATACGGAGGCGGCGGCGAAGCTGCGCGCGCAGGCCCTGGAGGAAGCGCCGGCCATCGCTGGTCGCATCGACGAGATCCCCTTCGAATGGATCGCCGATGCCGACATGCGTTTCGGACCTTGCCTGGAAGCGGTGATCAACACCGGTTACGTATGGGTGCCGCTGTCGCAGCTGAAGGAGATCCGTTTCGAGGCCCCCAGCGACCTGCGGGACATGGTGTGGCTGCCGGTGGAGCTGGTGTGGCGCCACGGCGGGCGCACGGTCGGCTTCGTGCCGGTGCGTTATCCGGGCAGCGAGTGCAGCGAGGAGGGCGATCTGCTGCTGGCCCGGCGCACCCAATGGCAGGAGATCGGCGACGGGGAATACATCGGGCTGGGCCAGCGGATGTTCGCCACCGATGCCGGCGAGCACTCGCTGCTGGACACGCGCCTGATCACTTTCGAGTAGGCCGGGAAGCGCATCGTGGCCGAACTCACCACCCAGGAGCGCCTGCAGCCCTCGCTGCTCGACCGGCTGACCGACGACGAGCCGGGCAAGGCCGACGAGAGCCGCGAGAAGCGGGTGATCTCGGCTTCCCGGTTGCGCGATTGCGTTTCCCGGGACATCTCCTGGTTGCTCAACTGCGTGAACCTGGGTACCAGCGTGCCACTGGACGAGTATCCGGATGTCGCCCGGTCGGTACTCAACTTCGGCATTCCCGACCTCACTGGCGCGGCGCTTTCGGGGATCGACGCCGACGCGCTGCAGCGGTTGATCCGCGAAGCGATCCTTGCCTTCGAGCCCCGCCTGACCGCGAGCACGCTGCAGGTCTCGGCGAAGGTCGATAGCGAACGCATGGATGGCCAGTCGCTGACCTTCCACATCGATTCGGAGATGTGGGCCCAGCCGATCCCGCTGAATCTCTACCTGAAGACCGAGGTGGACCTGGAGACGGGCAACTTCCGTGTCTCGGAGGGCTTCGGTTGAAGCGCCCATGAACCCCCACCTCCTGCGCTACTATAACCGGGAACTGCAGCACGTCCGCGAGATGGGCGCGGAGTTCGCGCGCGAGTACCCCAAGATCGCCGGCCGCCTCGGCATGGAAGGCTTCGAGTGCGCCGACCCATACGTCGAGCGCCTGCTGGAAGGTTTCGCCTTCCTGGCCGCGCGGGTGCAGCTGAAGCTGGACGCGCAGCAGCCGGTCTTCACCCAGCACCTGATGGAAATGGTCTATCCGCAC
Proteins encoded in this window:
- the tssE gene encoding type VI secretion system baseplate subunit TssE; its protein translation is MAELTTQERLQPSLLDRLTDDEPGKADESREKRVISASRLRDCVSRDISWLLNCVNLGTSVPLDEYPDVARSVLNFGIPDLTGAALSGIDADALQRLIREAILAFEPRLTASTLQVSAKVDSERMDGQSLTFHIDSEMWAQPIPLNLYLKTEVDLETGNFRVSEGFG
- a CDS encoding type VI secretion system accessory protein TagJ — protein: MGITADGLLKAGQVEEARQALVAQVRKDPGDARARVFLFQLLAVLGQWRRAGEQLVASRELDPANVLLAQTYGVLARAEIDRAAVFAGQHLPTVVGEPAAWLAQLLQTLKLSLDGNTEAAAKLRAQALEEAPAIAGRIDEIPFEWIADADMRFGPCLEAVINTGYVWVPLSQLKEIRFEAPSDLRDMVWLPVELVWRHGGRTVGFVPVRYPGSECSEEGDLLLARRTQWQEIGDGEYIGLGQRMFATDAGEHSLLDTRLITFE
- a CDS encoding Hcp family type VI secretion system effector is translated as MAFDMHIKFEGGSVTIEGSSLHKKHAKEVPVLAWSWGASNSADLHNSKTGGGGKAHVQDISITKYVDSSSHALLQACCTGARLEKATLSVTNATGEQTDYLTIELSEGVMVTSVSTGGSGGEDRLTENITLHFGKFLYKFQPQKPDGSADGAPKPFTYNMQAVSA
- the tssC gene encoding type VI secretion system contractile sheath large subunit: MSTETVAERGQATGTLEAGDFAALLSREFKPKSDRAKDEVESAVRTLAEQVLSKSDIVSEDVAQTINAYIAEIDRKLSEQVNQIMHHADFQKLESAWRGLHYLVNNTETDQQLKIRVMNISKKELGKTLKRYKGTAWDQSPIFKKMYEEEYGQLGGEPYGCLVGDYYFDHSPQDVELLGGIAQVAAAAHAPFLAAANSSLMGMESWNELSNPRDLSKIFSTPDYAAWRSLRESDDAKYLGLAMPRTLSRLPYGAATNPVEEFDFEEDTAGADSSKYTWQNAAYAMAVNINRSFKTYGWCSRIRGIESGGAVEGLPVHAFPSDDGGVDMKCPTEIAITDRRSAELDKMGLMPLVHRKNSDMAAFISAQSLAKPEEYDDPDATANAALAARLPYMFACCRFAHYLKCIVRDKIGSFSSREQIEKWLTNWILNYVDGDPANSSEEYKASHPLASAEVVVEEVEGAPGYYSSKFFLKPHYQLEGLTVSLRLVSRLPSEKA